The DNA sequence GCGGGGCCGCCCCGGCGGTGAGCACGCAGCGCACGCCACGCAAACCGGTGGCGCGTCGGCGCCCGCGACGGCTTCGGCGCGCGCGGGCGGCGGCCACCTGCTGGACAACGGGCTGCTGCAGGTGGCGGTGGACGAGCGCGGCCTGGTCGTCTCCGTCGTCGAGACGGCCACGGGCCGCGAGGCGCTGGCCCCGGATGCGTCGGCCAACCTGTTGCAGCTCCACCGCGATGTGCCCAACGCCTGGGACGCCTGGGACGTCGACTCCTTCTACCGCCGCAGCGGCGCCGACATCACCGCCGCGGAGGAGGTGCGGGTGCTCAGCGCGGGTCCCGGGCGGGCCGCGGTGGAGGTGGTCCGCTCCTTCGGCGCCTCCGCGGCGCGCCAGGTCGTGGCGCTGGAGCGCGGCGCGACGCGGGTCGACTTCACCACCGAGGTGGATTGGCACGAGCGCGAGCGCTTCCTCAAAGCCGCCTTCCCGCTGGACGTGCGCGCCGCCTCGGTGGCCGCCGAGATCCAGTTCGGGCACGTGCACCGGCCCGCGCACACCAACACCTCCTGGGACGCGGCCCGGTTCGAGTGCTGCGCGCACCGGTGGGTGCACGCCGGCGAACCGGGCTACGGCCACGCCCTGGCCACCGCCTCCACCTATGGCCACGACGTCGACCGGACGGTGCGCGGGGACGGCGGCACCACCACCGTGCTGCGGCTGTCGCTGCTGCGGGCGCCGCGCTTCCCCGACCCCGAGGCCGACCAGGGGCGCCACGTCTTCTCCTACGCGCTCGTGCCCGGAGCAGGGATCGCCGAGGCGGTGCGCGAGGGCTACCGGGTCAACCTGCCCGAGCGCGCGGTGCCCGGCGGTGCCGACGTGGCGCCGCTGGTGGAGGTGGAGGGCGCGGGCGTGGTCGCCGAGTCGGTCAAGCTGGCCGACGACCGCTCGGGCGATGTGGTGGTGCGGCTGTACGAGGCCCACGGCGCGCGGACGCGCGGCGCGCTGCAGGCGTCGTTTCCGGTGGCCGGCGCGGCGGCGGTCGACCTGCTGGAGGAACCGATGGAGGCGGCGGCGCCGCTGGAGGCCGAAGGCGACCGCGTGGAGTTCGGGCTGCGCCCGTTCGAGATCCTCACGCTGCGCCTGACCCGCCGCTGAGGTCACCCGTTCGATCCCGTACGGCGGTTGCGGACCCGGCAGTGCCCGGCACCCGTGCGGGTCGGGTCCGCATCCCGGCACCGCACCCCGCGGGTAACAATTCGCAACGGGGTGGATCACACGTTCTCACAAATGGTATTACCATTGCCGCCAGCATTCCTCCGGTGCACGTCACACCGCGCACCGGCCCGTCCCCATCCCCGGAGGATCCCGTGGAACCCATAGACCCCGCATACGGCACGGTGCCGCTGCTGCTCATCGCGGCCGCGTCGATCGCCGTGCTCCTGGTGCTCGTGATCTGGGTGCGCCTGCACGCCTTCGTCGCACTCGTACTGGTCAGCCTGGGCGTAGCGCTCGCCACCCGCATCCCCCTGCCCGATGTCGTACCGACCATGCTCTACGGCTTCGCCGATACGCTTGCCAGCGTCGGCCTCCTCGTCGGCCTGGGCGTGATGATCGGCCGCCTGCTGGAAGTGACCGGCGGGGCCGGAGTCCTCGCCGGAGCGCTGATCAACACCTTCGGCGAACGGCGCGCCCCGCTGGCGCTGGGCGTCGCCTCGCTGATCTTCGGGTTCCCGATCTTCTTCGACGCGGGCCTGATCGTCATGCTGCCGATCGTCTTCAGCGTCGCGCGCCGCCTCGGCGGCTCCGTGCTGCTCTACGCCCTGCCCGCAGCGGGCGCCTTCGCCGTGATGCACGCCTTCGTGCCGCCCCACCCCGGCCCGGTGGCCGCCGCCGACCAGATCGGCGCCGACCTCGGCGTCACGCTGATCGTCGGCCTGATCCTGGCCGTGCCGACCTGGTACATCGGGAGCTACCTCTACTCCCTCTACGCCGGGCGCCGCTTCCACCTGCCGGTGCCCGCGGAGTTCGGCGCCGCCGACTCCAGCGAGGGCGGCCCCGAGGCCGACGCCGGCGGCTCCTCCGGGCAGGGCGGGGGCAAGCTGCCGGCCGAGGGCACCGCCACCCGCGCGGCGGCGGGCAAGGCTCCGGCGGGCACGGCCTCCGATGTGGCCACGACCGAGGGCGCCCCGGCGCTGCTGACGGTGCTGGGCATCCTGCTGCTGCCGATGCTGCTGATCTTCGCCAACACCGGCCTGAGCACGCTGGCCTCGACCGGGGCCGTACCCGAGGGCGCCGCCTGGGTGCAGGGGCTCATCCTGATCGGCCAGACCCCGATCGCGCTGCTGATCACCACGCTGGTGGCCATGGTCGCGCTGGCACCGGGCCGGTTCTCCCGCAAGTACGTGGAGAAGCTGGCCAACGACTCGCTGGGCCCGGTCTGCGCCATCATCCTCATCACCGGCGCCGGCGGCATGTTCGGCGGGGTGCTGGAGATCAGCGGCGTCGGCGAGGCGCTGGCCTCCAGCCTGGAGAACACCGGGATGCCGGTGATCCTGGCGGCGTTCGTGATCGCCGCGGCGCTGCGGGTGGCACAGGGCTCGGCGACGGTCGCGCTGACCACCGCGGCCGCACTGGTCGCCCCGCTCGTCGCCGCCTCGCCGGGGCTGAGCACCATCGACCTGTCGCTGGTCGTCATCGCGATCGCCTGCGGCTCCACCGTGCTCTCCCACGTCAACGACTCCGGGTTCTGGCTGGTGGGCCGCTTCCTGGGGATGGACACCAAGACGACGCTGCGCACCTGGACGGTGATGGAGACGCTGATCGGCACGGTCGGGTTCGTGCTGGCGGCGCTGGCCAGCCTGGTGGTGTAGGGGGCCGCCCGCGACCCCGGGCGCGGGGGCGGGCGGTCCGGACTCAGCAGCCGGGCCGCCGCCCCGTGCCCTCCTCGTCGTCCAGGGCCGCGACGACTTCGTCGACGATCGCGCGCATGGCGGCCTGGGCCACGTCGGCCAGGCCGCCACCCACCGCTTCGGCCACGTGGGAGTGCAGGCGCAGCGCCTCGGGGCGGGGCCGGTTGGGCATGAGATCGTATTCGGTGCGGCCGGTGAGCACCTCGGCCACAACTCCGGTCAGCCCCGCGAACATCCCGTTGCCCGACATCTGCAGGATGCGCCGGTGGAACTCGATGTCCAGGCGCAGGAACGCCTCCAGGTCGCCGCGCCGCCCGGTGTCGGCCATCCGCTCGTTCAGCTCGACCAGGGCGGCGCGCTCGTCGGCATCGGCGCGTCGGGCGGCGAAGGCCGCCGCGGGAGGCTCCACGGCGGCGCGCAGCTCGGTCAGGGACCGCAACTGCTCGATGCGCCGCGGCCCGGCCAGCTGCCAGCGGATGAGCTGGGGGTCGTAGACGCTCCACTCAGCGGGGGGACGCACCCGCACACCGGTGCGCGGACGGCTGACCACCAGGTGCATCGACTCCAGAACCCGCACGGCCTCGCGCGCGACGGTTCGGGACACCCCGTAGCGCTGGGCCAGACTGTCCAGGGTAAGAACGGCCCCGGGCTCGTATTCGCCCGCGGCGATGGCGGGCCCCACGTCCGCAAGGACGCGGTTGTGCAGGGTCCGGTGGTCGGGGGCGGCGCTCATCGGTCTCCTTCGGCCCTGCAGCCGGCGGAACCGCCCGGGGCGGTCGCCGCACAGCGGAACTTCATTGGTATCACTATTAAAGCGCGCACCGGGCGCGTTCACACATCCGCACAGATGGAGCAACGAATGCAACACGGCACGCACTTCGTGGTCATGGGAGTCTCGGGCACGGGCAAGAGCACCGTGGCCGAGCCCGTCGCCGAGCGCATGGGGCTGGCCTTCGCCGAGGCCGACGACTTCCACCCCGAGGCCAACGTCGCCAAGATGTCGGCCGGGACCGCGCTGACCGACGACGACCGCCGACCGTGGCTGGAGTCGCTCGCGGAATGGATCGGCGAGCACGACCGCCGCGGGGAGTCGACCATAATGGCCTGCTCGGCGCTCAAGCGCGCCTACCGCGACGTGCTGCGCTCATCCGCCCCCGATGTCCGCTTCCTCCACCTGGACGGTTCCACCGAGCTCATCGCCGAGCGGCTGCGCGAGCGCAAGGGCCATTTCATGCCCGAGACGCTGCTGCGCTCGCAGAAGTCCACCCTGGAGCCCCTGGGCGACGACGAACCGGGCGCCACGCTCGACATCACTCCTCCTGCGGAGGAGACCATCGAGCGCGCCGCCCGGATCGCGGCCGCCGCGCTGGGCTACGAACAGGACTCGCTGAGCTAGCCCCTAGCTGGGCCGGCCGCGGTGGCCGTCTCGGTGTCAGGTGTCGGCGGTTTCCATGTGTCCCATGCGGATCGAGACCTCCATGGCGGCCCTGCAGACCGCCTCGCCGATGGCGGGGAGCTTGTCCTCCTCCATCCGGTAGGAGGGACCCGACGCGCTGAGGGCGGCGATGACCTCGCCGGTGAGGCCACGGATCGGCGCCGCGACCGCGTTGAGACCCACCTCCAGCTCCTCCACGGCCGTGGCGAAGCCGCGTTCGAGGATCTCGTCGATCTCGGCGCGGAGGGTGTCGGGATCGGTGAGGGTGTGGGGGGTGAGCTGCTCCAGGCGTCCCCGCAGCACCCGACGCTGGTCGGGGACGCGCATGTGGGCCAGCAGCGCTTTGCCGGTGGAGGTCGTGTGCAGGGGGTTCTGCCGGCCGATCCAGTTCTGGCTGACGATCGCCGATGCACCGCGGACCTGGTCGATGTTGACGACCATGTCGCCGCTGGGTATGGCGATGTTCACCGTCTCGCCGAGTTCAGCGGCGAGGTCCTCGCAGACCCGCCGACTCTGCTGGGTCAGATCCAGCCCGGCCGCCATGGTGCCGGCCAGCCGGATGATGCCGAAGCCGAGCTGGTACTTGCCCCGCAGCCCCGGCTGCTCGACGAGGCCGCGCCGCTCCAGGGCCCCGACAAGCCGGAACGCCGTGGACTTGTGCACGCCGAGTTCGGCCGCGATCTCGGTGACCCCGGCCTCGCCGTGCTGAGCGAGTATCTCCAGAACAGTGATCGCCCTGTCGACCGATTGGACGGGGGCGCCGTTGCCACCCGACCCCTTGGCCGACTCTGCTTCACCGCCCGACCCCCGCTCGATCCGGTCCGGACCAAGGGTACTTTGACTCTTTCCTGCGCGGTGGTCGTTGGAAGCCATGCACCCCACGATAGTGGTCGAACCTGGACACTCCCTGGACACGCCCGACCGACCAGTCGTTTTCGCAGGTCAGAAGATTACACAAGCTCAACTCGGGCCCCGGGTGGAGCACCGGTGCCCGCCGTGCGGGGATGCCGCGCGGGGAACCGCGGCACCGCCGGAGGCGTCGAACGCCGCAGACGCGGCCCGCACCCGACGGAAGGAACGCCCATGGCCTATCCCCCGACCTCCTCCCCCAACCCCGGCGGCGCACTGGCGGCGGGTATCGGCATGACCCTGTGCTGCAATCTGGTCTGCGGTATCCTCACCATCGTCTTCGCGGCGGTGGCGATGTCCCAGCACGACCCCCACGACCAGGACCGCTTCGTCCGCTACGCGTGGACCTCCTTCTGGATCGGCCTGGCTCTCGGCGTCGTCGGCTGGCTGATCGTCTTCGGCGCCTATTCGTAGCCGCCGCGCCTCGCGCGCCCGCGAGGCCGTGCTCTGCACCCGCCGCCCGGCCGCCGGGGTTCTCTCCCCGATGACGGCGCCGATCCCGCTCGCCGCTCCCCCGGCCGGAACCCTCTCCAGGCGTCTCGGCCACCCCGAGCCGAGCGGCGAACGGCGGCGCGCCCGCACCGGGGCACCCCGACCACGCTCTCCCACCACGCAGCGGTGCTCAGCCGCGGCTGGAGAGCCGCGGCTCCGGGACCAGGCCCGCGCTGTCAGCTTCCGCCGGGAGAACGGCGTCCAGGCGCTGCTGCAGCGGCACCGTCCGGGCGAAAGCGGCCAACTCGGCGGCCAGTAGCGGTTCGGGTCGGCGGTCGGCGATCGCCAGGGCGACACCGCTGGGGTCGGCGCTCTCGGCCATCGGAACCGCGCGCAGACCCTCGGGCAGCCCGTCCGGGCTCAGCCACGCGTGCGTGACCACGGCGCACCCGCCGCCCCGGCCGAGGTGCTCGCAAAGGGCGGGCACGGAGTCGACCTCCACCCGCACCGCCGGGTCCTCGCCGGTGGCCGCGGCGACGGCGTCGGACACGCGCGGCCAGAGCGGGTCGGGCAGCAGCCGGCACAGCGGAACGTGGGCGAGTTCGTCCCACTGCACCGCGGTCCGGTCGGCGAAGCGTCCGCTGTCGGCGGTCAGCAGCAGGGACCGCTCACGGTAGAGCACGGCGCGACCGCGGGTGCGCGACGGATCCAGCGGTGTGCGCACCGTGCCGCAGTCCAGGGCGCCGTCGGCGATCCCCCGTCGGATGTCTCCGGCGGGCATGCTGCGCACGCTCAGCGCCACGCGCGGGTTGCGGGCGCCGAAGGGGGCCGCGACGTGTGCGAACGCGGTCGCCGCCTCGGGAAGGACACCGACGCGCAGGGTGCCGATGCGGCCTTCGCGCACGGTATCGACCTCGGCGGTCAGGTTGTCGCGCTCGGCGAGGATCCGGGTGGCCCAGCCCAGCACGCGTTCGCCCTCGGGGGTGAAGCCCTCGAAGCGGTGGCCGCGCCGGACGATGGGCACGCCCAGTTCGGACTCCAGCTTGCGGATGCCGGCGGAGAGTGCCGGCTGGGAGACGTGGCAGGCGAGGGCCGCCCGTGCGAAGTGCCGCTCGCGCGCCAGGGCGACGAGGTACTCGAATTGCCGGATCAGCACGCCGTTCCCCAACCCCTGCGATGTCGACCGGGGCCGGACCCAGGGGTTGTCCGGCCCCGGCGCCGGCGAGGCCGCCGGGGCCTGGAACGGTCCCGGCGCCATACGCGCCATCGCTACCCCTCCGCACGGGAGAGGACGAACATTCATTGTGGTGTCTTGGACCACACTCGCGCCAGCCTTGGCGGAAAATTCCCGTGCTCGTCACGCGCCGAGCGGCCGTCGGCACGCCCGGCTCCCCCGCGCCGGCCATGCGGCGCCCGCGGACGCGTCGGCGCGGACGGATCCGCACCGTGTCTCGGCGCCGAAGCCGCGGCCCGGGAAGGAGCCGCGCGACGGCCGCCGCACGGCGGGGTCGACGGGCCACTCGCGACGTGTGCGCTTCGGCCTGCACGAGGTGGGAGCCCCGCCCCTCGGGGCCGGCGAACGCCGCGGCGCGAGGGGCGTCACCGGCGCTCAGAGCTCGGCGGGCTCCTCCGCCGGCTCCGCGGCGGACTCGCCGTCGGCGGCCTGCTCGTGGTAGGCGACGCGAGTGGCCTCGGTGTGCTCGCGCATCAGAGCGGCCGCGCGGTCCTGGTCGCCGGACTCGATGGCCTCGATGATGGCCGCGTGCTCCTCCCACGATTCGCGGCCGCGCCGCTGCACGACCAACCCGTGGTACCAGCGCACCCGCCGCGCCACCTGGCCGGCGAGTCCGGCCAGGACCTCGTTGCCGGCGAGTTCGACGATGCGGTGGTGCAGTTCCGCATTGCTGTCGACCATCGCGTCGGTGTCGCCGCGCTCCAGCCCGTCCATACCGGCACGCCACAGCTCCCGGAGCCGCTCGACGCCTTCGGGCGAGGCCGCGCCTGCGGCGAGCCTGGCCGCCTCGGTCTCCAGCAGTGAGCGGACGGCCAGCAGCTGGTCCGCCTCGCTTTCGCTGGGCTGGTGCACGAACGCGCCGTAGCCGGGGCGCAGGTCCACCCAGCCCTCGTTGCTGAGCCGCTGCAGCGCCTCGCGGACCGGCTGGCGGGAGACGCCGAGCTGCTCGGCGAGCTCGTTCTCGACCAGGTGGCGCCCGGGGGGCAGCCGCCGCCGCGTGATCAGCTCCAGCAGCGTGTCGTAGACGCTGTCGCGCAGCGGTGCGGGGCGCTGCACCGGATTGGCCAGCACACTCTTGTCGAAGTGGGACGAGGTCATAGGTCCGCGGCTTTCGTCGGCTGCGAGTCGGAGCCCTTGCGAGTACGGGATCGGCGGTTCCGAGTCTAGGCCAGGAGTGGACGCCGCCACGCCCGAGCGGGCCCGCGTGCCACGCTCCGGCGCGGGCCGGCGTAGGCGGATACGGGACTCGCAAGCCGCGGCGCCGCCGCGGCGAGGCGACGGTTCGACGGCTGCGCCCGGATACCGTGCGTGTTCGGCGGCGCCCTACGCCGCGGCCGCCGGGTCGACGGCGGGATCCGGGCACCGATCGGACGGCGGTGGCCACGGCCGTGGCCAACGGAACCCGCCGGGCCGCCGCCGGTGAGCGCGCGCACCGCGGCCGGTGCGACCGGGGGCAGGCAGCCTCCGGGGCCCGCCCGACACAGGGAACCGCCCAGCGGCCACCGCGCCACGGCCACCACCGCGGCGCCCCGTCAACGGGGCAGCCACAGCAGCGCCGCGTACGGTCCGCTCCAACCGGGCGGGACGACGGCGTAGGCGTCGGCGAGCGCGGCGCCGCGAAGGCTGCCCGGGCGGTCGAAGCCGACGGGCTCGGCCTGCCCTCCCGAGATCCGCACCGCGACCAGCCGCGTGTCGTGTGCGTGCGGCCGGATCGCCCCTTTGACCTGCATCGCCGGCGGCAGCACGGGGTCGGGGTCGGGTCCGCCCGCCATGGCGCGCAGTGCGGGCATCAGCAGGGTAGCGGCGGCGGCGAGAGCGGCGTTGGGGTTGCCCGGCAACCCCACGACGAGGGGGCCGGGCTCCTCGTCGGTCCCGAGCCGGGCCAGCAGCTGCGGGTGGCCGGGGCGGCAGGCGACGCCGTCGACCACGATCGCCGCGCCGACCTCGGCCAGCGCCGCCCGGAGGTGGTCGGCGGGCCCTTTGGACGAAGCACCGCAGACCACGACGACGTCCGCGCCGGCGGCCTCCTGCCGGTGCACCCGTGTGCCGTCCTCCGGCGGCGCCTCCGCGGGGGGCGCAGCGGGGGGCGCCGCGCCCACCCGTGCCGCGCGGGAGCCGGACGCGCCCACTGTGCGCCCGCGGTGTTCCGCCGAGCGCAGAGCGGCGACCATCGCGTCGAAGCCGTCGCGCAGGAACCGGGGGGCGCCCGCGGTCTCGGCACCCGCCCAGGCGGCGATGCCGGGCAGCATCGGACCGATCGCGTCGCGCACCTGCCCGGCACCGGGCCGCCCGGAGGCGGTGATCTCGTCGCCGGTGACGAACGCGGCGACCCGGGGGCGGCGCACCGCGAGCGTGTCGTGTCCCAGCGAGGCGGCCAACCCCACGACGGCGGGGGTGACGACGGTGCCGACAGGGAGCACGGAGTCGCCGGCGACCGTGTCCTCGCCCGCGCGGCGCACATGCTTGCCGAGGGCGATCTCACCGCGCACCCGCCGAGAGGCGGAGCCGACGACCGACTCGTAGGGCAGCACGGCGTCTGTTCCTTCGGGCACTTCGGCACCGGTGGCGATCTCGACCGCCTGGCCGGGGCGCAGCCGGGCGACTGCGCCGGCGGCTCCGGAGGCACCGGCCAGCACCCGTCCCATCACCGACCACTCCGGCCCGCTCCCGGCGACGGCGTAGCCGTCCATGGCGGCGGCGTCGTAGGCCGGCACGCCGACGAGCGCCGTCAGATCCCGGGCGAGCACCGCACCGAGCGCGTCCTCCAGCGCCACGACCCGCCCGGCGGCCCACGCGCTTTGCTCCCCGAGCCGCCGCGCCTCCTCACGGGCCTGCGCCCACGGCATCACAGCGTTCCCGCACCGGACCATCGCACTCCTCCGGCTAGCGCCGACGTCTCGCCCCTGCGTGCCCCCCTGTATATCTGCAGCCCCCGACCGACCCGCTGTCAACCCGGCCGCCGATTTGCCGTGTGCTGACTTTCCGCTACAGTTCTATCCGAACGACGGCGCAGACCCCGGCCGGAACCCGGGACCGGCGCCGGATCGTACGCGGACGTGGCTCAGCTGGTAGAGCATCACCTTGCCAAGGTGAGGGTCGCGGGTTCGAATCCCGTCGTCCGCTCGGAGACACCGGGGGCCACCCTTACCCCCGCCCGAGTCCGGTGGAGTGGCCGAGAGGCGAGGCAACGGCCTGCAAAGCCGTCTACACGGGTTCAAATCCCGTCTCCACCTCTGGTCACCCCTTCGGGGCGGTTAGCTCAGTTGGTTAGAGCGCTACCTTGACACGGTAGAGGTCACAGGTTCGAATCCTGTATCGCCCACCAGCAACACCGCAGGTCAGGATGGGTCTCTCAGTTCTGTCCACGGAAGGCGTCAGCCGCCGTGGGAGACATCTGGGAGATCATCTTTTTTTCGGGGGGTCGTCGAGACCCTCAGGTGGCCTGGTCTGCCCCAGCCGCGCGGCCCGGCCGACGTCGGGATTGCGTCGTCGGCCAGCCACGTGCGGTGGATGTGGCACCCCTCGTTGAAGGTGAACCCCGGCAGGATCGGCCTGCGCAGCCACACCTGCCCGCTGGTGGGTACCCCGTCCCAGGGCCTCCAGGGCTTGCGGAGCAGGGCGGTAAATCGACCCGGTCCGCCTCCCCCAGCGGGTTGGCGAACCTCGATCGACCGCTCTTGTGCGAACGGCGGGGATGATTCGTCATCACTACCTTCCGAGTTGATCGGCGAAGGGGTCCTCCTGGAAGTGCATAAGGCCCTCGCCAGGGGCCAGCAGGCACGAGTCCAGGAGCGCCTCCAGTCGCTCGGTGTCCAGGTCCAGTCCGGTGAATGCCAGGTGCTGGCGGCGGTCTCCCACGGACGGGTCCCAGTCCAGCCCCGTGCCGACTACCCCGAGACCCCATTACGATAATCGTTTTCGCTATGGTGTCGTCTGTCGATACCCGAGTGGAACAGGAGCATCGTCCAGTGACGCCTTCTCCGGCGCCCCAAGCCTCCGCGACCGCCCACCGCCGCGGATCGGTGCTTGGCGACCCGGCCTTCCTGCGGCTGTGGGCGGGCACCACCGCGTCCGGACTCGCAACCTGGGCGCTGCCGTTCATCCTGGGCTTGGCGCTGCTCGACCGCAGTCTGACGGCCGTGGGGCTCGGGATCGTGCTGGCGGCGCGCACCGCGGGCTTCCTCGCGGCGGTGCCGGTCGGCGGCATGCTGGCCGACCGCCACTCCCGACGCGGGGTCGTGCTGTGGTCCGGCTTGGCC is a window from the Streptomonospora litoralis genome containing:
- a CDS encoding GntP family permease, translating into MEPIDPAYGTVPLLLIAAASIAVLLVLVIWVRLHAFVALVLVSLGVALATRIPLPDVVPTMLYGFADTLASVGLLVGLGVMIGRLLEVTGGAGVLAGALINTFGERRAPLALGVASLIFGFPIFFDAGLIVMLPIVFSVARRLGGSVLLYALPAAGAFAVMHAFVPPHPGPVAAADQIGADLGVTLIVGLILAVPTWYIGSYLYSLYAGRRFHLPVPAEFGAADSSEGGPEADAGGSSGQGGGKLPAEGTATRAAAGKAPAGTASDVATTEGAPALLTVLGILLLPMLLIFANTGLSTLASTGAVPEGAAWVQGLILIGQTPIALLITTLVAMVALAPGRFSRKYVEKLANDSLGPVCAIILITGAGGMFGGVLEISGVGEALASSLENTGMPVILAAFVIAAALRVAQGSATVALTTAAALVAPLVAASPGLSTIDLSLVVIAIACGSTVLSHVNDSGFWLVGRFLGMDTKTTLRTWTVMETLIGTVGFVLAALASLVV
- a CDS encoding FadR/GntR family transcriptional regulator, with the translated sequence MSAAPDHRTLHNRVLADVGPAIAAGEYEPGAVLTLDSLAQRYGVSRTVAREAVRVLESMHLVVSRPRTGVRVRPPAEWSVYDPQLIRWQLAGPRRIEQLRSLTELRAAVEPPAAAFAARRADADERAALVELNERMADTGRRGDLEAFLRLDIEFHRRILQMSGNGMFAGLTGVVAEVLTGRTEYDLMPNRPRPEALRLHSHVAEAVGGGLADVAQAAMRAIVDEVVAALDDEEGTGRRPGC
- a CDS encoding gluconokinase encodes the protein MQHGTHFVVMGVSGTGKSTVAEPVAERMGLAFAEADDFHPEANVAKMSAGTALTDDDRRPWLESLAEWIGEHDRRGESTIMACSALKRAYRDVLRSSAPDVRFLHLDGSTELIAERLRERKGHFMPETLLRSQKSTLEPLGDDEPGATLDITPPAEETIERAARIAAAALGYEQDSLS
- a CDS encoding IclR family transcriptional regulator — its product is MASNDHRAGKSQSTLGPDRIERGSGGEAESAKGSGGNGAPVQSVDRAITVLEILAQHGEAGVTEIAAELGVHKSTAFRLVGALERRGLVEQPGLRGKYQLGFGIIRLAGTMAAGLDLTQQSRRVCEDLAAELGETVNIAIPSGDMVVNIDQVRGASAIVSQNWIGRQNPLHTTSTGKALLAHMRVPDQRRVLRGRLEQLTPHTLTDPDTLRAEIDEILERGFATAVEELEVGLNAVAAPIRGLTGEVIAALSASGPSYRMEEDKLPAIGEAVCRAAMEVSIRMGHMETADT
- a CDS encoding LysR family transcriptional regulator, with protein sequence MLIRQFEYLVALARERHFARAALACHVSQPALSAGIRKLESELGVPIVRRGHRFEGFTPEGERVLGWATRILAERDNLTAEVDTVREGRIGTLRVGVLPEAATAFAHVAAPFGARNPRVALSVRSMPAGDIRRGIADGALDCGTVRTPLDPSRTRGRAVLYRERSLLLTADSGRFADRTAVQWDELAHVPLCRLLPDPLWPRVSDAVAAATGEDPAVRVEVDSVPALCEHLGRGGGCAVVTHAWLSPDGLPEGLRAVPMAESADPSGVALAIADRRPEPLLAAELAAFARTVPLQQRLDAVLPAEADSAGLVPEPRLSSRG
- a CDS encoding GntR family transcriptional regulator; the encoded protein is MTSSHFDKSVLANPVQRPAPLRDSVYDTLLELITRRRLPPGRHLVENELAEQLGVSRQPVREALQRLSNEGWVDLRPGYGAFVHQPSESEADQLLAVRSLLETEAARLAAGAASPEGVERLRELWRAGMDGLERGDTDAMVDSNAELHHRIVELAGNEVLAGLAGQVARRVRWYHGLVVQRRGRESWEEHAAIIEAIESGDQDRAAALMREHTEATRVAYHEQAADGESAAEPAEEPAEL
- a CDS encoding molybdopterin molybdotransferase MoeA → MPWAQAREEARRLGEQSAWAAGRVVALEDALGAVLARDLTALVGVPAYDAAAMDGYAVAGSGPEWSVMGRVLAGASGAAGAVARLRPGQAVEIATGAEVPEGTDAVLPYESVVGSASRRVRGEIALGKHVRRAGEDTVAGDSVLPVGTVVTPAVVGLAASLGHDTLAVRRPRVAAFVTGDEITASGRPGAGQVRDAIGPMLPGIAAWAGAETAGAPRFLRDGFDAMVAALRSAEHRGRTVGASGSRAARVGAAPPAAPPAEAPPEDGTRVHRQEAAGADVVVVCGASSKGPADHLRAALAEVGAAIVVDGVACRPGHPQLLARLGTDEEPGPLVVGLPGNPNAALAAAATLLMPALRAMAGGPDPDPVLPPAMQVKGAIRPHAHDTRLVAVRISGGQAEPVGFDRPGSLRGAALADAYAVVPPGWSGPYAALLWLPR
- a CDS encoding CobW C-terminal domain-containing protein, producing the protein MDWDPSVGDRRQHLAFTGLDLDTERLEALLDSCLLAPGEGLMHFQEDPFADQLGR